The genomic interval CTGTTCATATCGGTAAGCGTCTGATATTACGTATACACTCGCTAAAATTAGAAGAAATTTAGATCTTTTATCAATTAACAACATTGCAGAATTCGACTAGTTTCGACCATAGCTCACGAAGATCATCTTTGCCGCTAACAGAAGGCAATTCTGCGCCAAGTGTGCAATTATCATTTTCTGCGCACCAAAACAAGCGCACAGAACAAACGCTAATTGTTCATACTTCCGATGGCATATTTAATATACGCTTACCTGGCAGTGGTATCCTTTCTGAACAATGACGTCACCCTGTTGTATGCTCATGTTCGCACTGATCTTCGCATCTGTCGTGTTGATGACGCAATGGTCCGGCCAAAGCGTCTGAGAGATATTGTACTTGACGACACATCTTGGGTCGTTTGACGTACACAATTCGCCTGAAATAGAAAGTGATTATTCAAATTGTTAGTTTATTGAGACATATGACTGATCTCCGGGCTCTTGAACATAAACAAATCGTTAACATCTTTATAAAAAATCTGCAACAGAAAATCACAACGAACAACAAACATTTGAACGTTCCGACTGGCTCTGAGCATAGCTCAAATGAACACATTGAGTACGGGTCCGTTACTGGAGGTTCGAACACCTGCATGTCACGAATAATTGAGACCAAGGTCATTATCTACGATTTAAAAAATGTGATAAGCCTAAATAAACCACACATAATTTCCGTGAGACAGACGTTTGACACAACATGATGCTAAAGAGCTAGAGTGCAACGCTCGTGAGGTCAATCCGGATTCCGTATATATAAGCTGTAGGGAGCACCTTTGTCGTTGTAGGTCAGATTGATGACGTCATAATCTTTTTTGCCGCTATGCTGGGACGCAAATGACACGTGATTCCAACAGTGCCAGTCCTGAGTGAACACCGTCAGTGCGATCAGCTTATCGTAATGAGACCGGATGTTGTTTATAACGGCTATGACTTCATTGCCATGGCCGACAGCAAGCGTCCCAccatatagaaaacaattctgaaaaagcattttatatatcaaaacaatatgaaacgatttttcttattttcattgtttggtcTATCGGCTAAATATGAGATTCATGATTGCCTAAAGAGCTCATTTGATTACTAGAAACAATGACAGATACCAGTTCCGACAGCTTTGTGCCATGGCTTACAAAACTGCCCCTTATCAGAATGATTACTGCTGTAGCTTTCAATTAATTACTGTGATATGATGATGGTCTGATCAATATTGAATTCAACCGAGACGTTTTGGTGACACACGACTTTATTTGTTGGGTCAAGATTATAAAGAAAAAGGAAATATGTATCTTTCGGTATTTTGCCACTGTGTTCATTATTTCCTGGCAAACAAAGGCCAATATCTCGAGTGTTTTTACAGCGTTCTTGGACTTTTCATGGCTTTTGCACATCCACATGCTGTGCTTGTTTGGTAAGGATCGGATGAAAAAATTaagcttaaatatttaaaaagagccTAACTTCCGTGCTTTTCTCAAAGTGACAATATCTCTGGATATCTTGTTTGGATTTAGTCCATTATCAAAGCAAGTTTAGGGTAAGAATGCGCAAACAATCACGTCTCTTTTTAGTCCGCCTTTTTGACGGACAGATCGGCGGCATATGGCGGTAGACGGACGACAAAGGAGAGGTATCCAATACCAATAGCTTACCAAGCACTTCGTGTTCAGGTGAGATACGAATAACGGTTTTGAGGTCTGATACACGCGGGACTGTAACAACTAGGACTTCCCATATACGAAACAACCCACAATAAACAAATCcacattttactgaaatattacTGGCATCACTTCGTTTGAGAAATTCGGTGTGATCAAGAACAACAATTTGGTAAAGAAATATAGCGAAACTTTTGGGTTATGTTTACCTGAACATCGACTACAATTAGCGCCGTCTTGGCCTCATACGAACGGACGAAACCGAAGACGCAAAAGAACACCACGACACTGAAATGAATTTTAGTAAGCATTCAATGTACCACTGCATGCTTTAATGAATATTAatgttgctgctactactactactactactactactactactactactactactactactactactactactactactactactactactactactactactactac from Dreissena polymorpha isolate Duluth1 chromosome 1, UMN_Dpol_1.0, whole genome shotgun sequence carries:
- the LOC127870986 gene encoding nicotinamidase-like, which gives rise to MFLKAVVVFFCVFGFVRSYEAKTALIVVDVQNCFLYGGTLAVGHGNEVIAVINNIRSHYDKLIALTVFTQDWHCWNHVSFASQHSGKKDYDVINLTYNDKGELCTSNDPRCVVKYNISQTLWPDHCVINTTDAKISANMSIQQGDVIVQKGYHCQVDSYSGFYDNGGFSHTEMNDVLKKNGITQVLVTGLALDFCVYYTSKDAKKLGYDTFFILDATRPVFESNVKNVTADLLSKGVHVINSTDIGDYIRASATRDIGDYIRASATRASSFTALVTVFVYFCI